Proteins from a genomic interval of Thamnophis elegans isolate rThaEle1 chromosome 2, rThaEle1.pri, whole genome shotgun sequence:
- the WAS gene encoding wiskott-Aldrich syndrome protein, which translates to MSRRTKPEGRPLQENVPSCLLEDLENHQVFELLGRKCTTLVTTVVQLFMALPQSSRNWSKQSSGVLCFVKDVPKRSYFIRLFDLKQQKMIWEQELYNQMVYVAPTTFFHTFLGDECSVGLNFADQQEAQSFQQMVEEKIKKRTQRDNRQLPPPPPPVNGDRKSTFSRSPLSGVDMNGPFSQPNSPSTPLSLATVDIQNPDITFSRYRGLPVPTAVDKKKGKKKISKADIGAPCGFKHIQHIGWDPSSGFDLNNLDPDLKTFFSKAGISDAQLTDAKTSKIIYDFIEGQGGLEAVKEELRRQGPSHPPPPPPYRASPHPPTSGPGRTGPLPPLPGAPMISNRGDVPSPPQPSRPQRGPSPRFGSHPPPPPPFASGPSPPPPPPPPPPPPPFQDSAPCPPPPLPPSGGLGPQPPAIPSGRGALLDQIRQGIQLNKTPDVVDSSPSTQSSEGLVGALMNVMQKRSKVIHSSDEDEDNGDEDDDDEWDD; encoded by the exons ATGAGCCGAAGAACCAAGCCTGAAGGCCGACCACTCCAGGAAAATGTACCGTCCTGCCTCCTTGAGGATCTTGAAAACCACCAAGTATTCGAACTTTTGGGCAGGAAATGCACG ACCCTGGTCACAACGGTGGTCCAACTCTTTATGGCTTTGCCTCAGAGCAGCAGAAACTGGTCCAAGCAGAGTTCTGGAGTGCTGTGTTTCGTAAAGGATGTCCCTAAACGTTCTTACTTCATCCGCTTGTTTGATCTTAAG CAGCAAAAGATGATCTGGGAGCAAGAGTTGTACAACCAGATGGTCTATGTTGCTCCCACCACCTTTTTCCACACCTTTTTAGGAGAT GAGTGCAGTGTGGGACTAAACTTTGCTGATCAGCAAGAGGCACAATCTTTTCAACAAATGGTGGAAGAGAAGATCAAGAAGAGGACCCAGAGAG ATAACAGACAATtgccaccgcctcctcctccagtGAATGGCG atAGAAAATCAACTTTCTCACGTTCCCCACTTTCTGGAGTTGATATGAATG GACCTTTCTCACAGCCAAATTCCCCTTCCACTCCACTGTCACTGGCAACCGTTGATATACAGAATCCTGACATCACTTTTTCCCGCTATCGTGGTCTCCCGGTCCCAACTGCAGTAGataagaagaaggggaaaaagaagattTCTAAGGCTGACATTGGTGCTCCTTGTGGATTTAA GCATATCCAGCACATCGGATGGGATCCCAGCAGTGGGTTTGAT ttgaACAATTTGGACCCTGATTTGAAGACATTCTTCTCTAAGGCGGGAATCAGTGATGCCCAGTTGACTGATGCTAAGACTTCAAAGATTATCTATGATTTCATTGAAGGTCAAGGAGGGTTGGAAGCTGTCAAGGAAGAACTGAGACGACAAG gtccAAGTCATCCGCCACCTCCACCCCCATATCGTGCAAGCCCTCACCCCCCAACTAGTGGGCCAGGCCGCACTGGTCCCTTACCACCTCTCCCAGGTGCTCCTATGATATCAAATAGGGGAGATGTCCCTTCCCCACCACAACCTTCTAGGCCccagaggggaccatctccacGTTTTGGATCAcatcctcctcccccacccccatttgcGTCAGGCCCATCCCCACCCCCTCCGCCACCGCCACCGCCACCCCCACCTCCATTCCAGGATTCTGCACcatgtcctcctcctccacttcctccttctGGAGGGCTTGGACCACAGCCACCTGCTATCCCTTCAGGGCGTGGTGCACTGCTGGACCAGATACGCCAAGGAATACAGCTCAACAAG ACACCCGATGTTGTGGACTCTTCACCTTCCACGCAGAGTTCTGAAGGCCTGGTAGGGGCTCTTATGAATGTGAtgcaaaagaggagcaaagtCATCCACTCTTCAG ATGAAGATGAAGACAATGGCGATGAAGATGATGACGATGAATGGGATGACTAA
- the SUV39H1 gene encoding histone-lysine N-methyltransferase SUV39H1, whose translation MFKMAENLKECTVCCKSTWSNLQDLCRLEKVCCPSLGITKKNLSDFEVEYLCDYKKIRDEEFYLVKWRGYSDSENTWEPRKNLRCISILKQFHRDIEQAMIRRGSKLKKNMRLLDQGISNYLVQKAKQRRALQQWEYELNAKRNHKGRIVVENEVDLDGPPRDFVYINEYKVGDGITLNQVAVGCECSDCLSEAAGGCCPGASHHKFAYNELGQVKIKAGMPIYECNSRCSCGIDCSNRVVQRGIRYDLCIFRTDNGRGWGVRTLEKIRKHSFVMEYVGEIITSEEAERRGQIYDREGATYLFDLDYVEDVYTVDAAYYGNISHFVNHSCNPNLQVYNVFIENLDERLPRIAFFATRAIRVGEELTFDYNMQVDPVNAESTRMDSNFGLVGSLAGSPKKRMRIECKCGTESCRKYLF comes from the exons atgttcaagatGGCGGAAAATTTAAAAG AGtgtactgtttgctgcaagtCAACTTGGTCCAATCTCCAGGATCTTTGTCGATTGGAGAAGGTGTGTTGCCCTTCCTTGGGCATTACTAAAAAAAACCTCAGTGATTTTGAAGTAGAATATCTATGTGATTATAAGAAAATCCGG GATGAGGAATTCTACCTGGTGAAGTGGCGGGGCTATTCTGATTCAGAGAATACCTGGGAGCCCCGAAAGAATTTGCGATGTATCAGTATACTCAAGCAATTCCACAGGGACATAGAACAGGCAATGATCCGGCGTGGTAGCAAACTCAAAAAGAATATGCGCTTACTTGATCAAGGAATTTCCAATTATTTGGTTCAGAAGGCCAAACAGAGGCGAGCTTTGCAGCAGTGGGAATATGAGCTTAATGCCAAGCGCAACCACAAGGGACGAATTGTGGTAGAAAATGAGGTGGACTTGGATGGGCCTCCCCGGGACTTTGTCTACATCAATGAATATAAAGTTGGGGATGGTATCACTCTCAACCAGGTGGCTGTAGGCTGTGAATGTTCGGACTGTCTGTCAGAAGCAGCAGGAGGATGCTGTCCTGGTGCTTCACACCATAAATTTGCCTATAATGAGTTGGGCCAAGTAAAGATCAAGGCTGGCATGCCCATCTATGAGTGCAATTCTCGCTGCAGCTGTGGTATTGATTGCTCAAACCGTGTAGTACAGAGGGGCATTCGTTATGACCTTTGCATTTTCCGGACAGATAATGGACGTGGTTGGGGTGTACGTACATTGGAGAAGATTCGCAAGCACAGCTTTGTCATGGAATATGTTGGAGAG ATTATCACATCAGAGGAAGCTGAAAGACGGGGTCAGATCTATGACCGAGAGGGTGCCACTTATCTGTTTGACTTGGACTACGTAGAAGATGTATACACAGTAGATGCTGCCTATTATGGCAACATTTCACATTTTGTTAATCACAGT TGCAACCCCAATCTACAGGTGTATAatgtttttattgaaaatttggaTGAACGACTGCCACGCATTGCTTTCTTTGCTACTCGAGCTATCAGAGTTGGGGAAGAGCTCACCTTTGACTATAATATGCAAG TGGATCCAGTAAATGCAGAAAGCACAAGGATGGACTCTAATTTTGGCCTTGTGGGAAGTCTGGCTGGCTCACCGAAGAAGCGGATGCGAATTGAGTGTAAATGTGGCACAGAATCTTGTCGAAAATACCTTTTCTAG